A window of the Harmonia axyridis chromosome 5, icHarAxyr1.1, whole genome shotgun sequence genome harbors these coding sequences:
- the LOC123681260 gene encoding actin-binding LIM protein 1 isoform X10, with product MGKTLCQACKKKCSGEVLRVQDKYFHTQCFKCKVCGNSLAQGGFFSKDGSYYCTADYQRHFGTKCASCQDYVEGEVVTALGKTYHQKCFTCDRCRQPFPSGDKVTYTGKEVLCQKCVHIPVRDGTPSVSPTANNPNECAGCQKELKEGQALVALERQWHIWCFKCGVCDAVLHGEYMGRDGIPYCERDYQKQYGVKCAYCNRYISGKVLQAGDNHHFHPTCARCTKCGDPFGDGEEMYLQGGAIWHPRCGPGPTENGQVLNGSGQENGHLTDTDISVRDYDSSAVSEMQFSMHSRTPSLTGSLCSPISMSRKHFSYRTSSPGLILRDDRRSVNYHDAVSRIHTISYLTEEPSLGYLKRPIDPYDKVPTSPHFHRPSSQNSLRSSIGAGGKRSSSRSAMKAMVDSMRSETPRPKSPHMNNEEPIELSHYPAAHPPKPGETAKIERDDFPAPPYPYTDPERRKRWSGSYKGVQDSDEDEVDAVNTKEAVDPKLKKEEEELSKIASGMGKVFLKDVQEREKIKLYKAAHLDPRNASRTPSANKEPTYRLRYENPIGASPSRNMDHHHKMYDDDDFDRSYSGRSSTGGRSSTNYNVVSALRHVPKPGYGLAPRSHTFSSSAGSYPQIPGDYSFSGMGLKTHSTDSCGKSDISTGSITDVERRVMSTESPAYGRYPGRCGYQVRRSLPNMAHSMLINEPAKIYPYHLLVITNYRLPSDVDRCNLERHLSDAEFETLFQLSRTDFYRLPQWRRNELKRRARLF from the exons atgg GCAAGACGTTATGCCAGGCCTGCAAGAAGAAATGTTCAGGAGAGGTGCTCAGGGTGCAGGACAAATACTTTCACACGCAGTGCTTCAAGTGCAAGGTCTGCGGCAATTCTTTGGCCCAGGGAGGGTTCTTTTCCAAGGACGGTTCCTATTATTGCACCGCGGATTACCAAAGGCATTTCGGCACGAAATGCGCTTCTTGCCAGGACTACGTCGAAGGAGAG GTAGTGACAGCCCTTGGTAAAACGTACCATCAGAAATGTTTCACATGTGATAGATGCCGACAGCCCTTCCCGTCAGGTGACAAGGTAACCTATACGGGGAAAGAGGTGCTTTGCCAAAAATGTGTTCACATACCAGTCAGAGATGGCACCCCTAGCGTCAGTCCTACAGCAAATAATCCAAATG AATGTGCCGGCTGCCAGAAGGAGCTCAAAGAGGGGCAAGCTCTGGTGGCCCTAGAAAGACAGTGGCACATCTGGTGCTTCAAGTGTGGCGTCTGCGATGCAGTGTTGCATGGGGAGTACATGGGCAGGGATGGTATCCCTTACTGCGAACGGGACTACCAGAAACAGTATGGTGTCAAGTGCGCCTACTGCAACAGATACATCAGCGGAAAAGTCCTGCAG GCGGGAGACAACCACCATTTCCACCCGACCTGCGCACGGTGTACAAAATGCGGGGATCCTTTTGGAGACGGCGAAGAGATGTACCTGCAAGGTGGGGCCATCTGGCATCCTAGGTGCGGTCCTGGACCTACTGAAAATGGGCAGGTTTTGAACGGCAGCGGGCAAGAAAATGGACATTTGACTGATACCGACATATCTGTGAGAGATTATGACAGTTCTGCAGTCAGTGAGATGCAG TTTTCCATGCATTCTCGAACACCTAGCTTGACTGGTTCTCTTTGTAGCCCCATTAGCATGTCCAGAAag CATTTCAGCTACAGAACGTCTTCCCCTGGACTGATCCTTAGGGATGACAGAAGATCAGTGAATTATCACGATGCCGTTTCTAGGATACACACCATCAGTTATTTGACCGAAGAACCTTCGTTGGGCTACTTGAAGAGACCCATAGACCCCTATGATAAAGTGCCTACTTCACCGCATTTCCACAGGCCAAGCT cacaaaattcaCTAAGGAGCAGCATCGGTGCTGGAGGCAAGAGGTCGAGTTCCCGTTCTGCCATGAAAGCCATGGTGGACTCCATGAGGTCGGAGACTCCTAGACCTAAATCGCCCCACATGAACAACGAGGAGCCCATAGAGCTCTCCCACTATCCCgcagcgcatccaccaaaaccAGGCGAGACTGCTAAAATAGAAAGGGACGATTTTCCAGCTCCTCCTTATCCTTACACCGATCCTGAGAGAAGGAAAAGATGGTCAG GCTCCTACAAAGGTGTACAGGATTCCGATGAGGATGAGGTAGATGCGGTGAACACTAAAGAAGCAGTAGACCCCAAACTGAAGAAAGAAGAGGAGGAACTGAGCAAGATAGCTAGCGGTATGGGAAAAGTATTTTTGAAAGACGTGCAAGAGAGAGAAAAGATTAAGTTGTACAAAGCAGCGCATTTAGATCCTAGGAACGCCTCCAG AACGCCATCTGCCAACAAGGAACCAACCTATAGGTTAAGATACGAGAATCCTATTGGTGCTAGTCCCTCTAGAAATATGGATCATCATCACAAGATGTACGATGATGATGACTTCGACAGATCTTACAGTGGCCGATCATCGACCGGTGGAAGATCTTCAACCAATTACAATG TTGTCAGCGCCCTACGTCACGTGCCCAAGCCAGGTTACGGTCTAGCCCCAAGATCACACACTTTCAGCTCTTCTGCGGGTAGTTACCCCCAAATTCCT GGTGATTACTCATTTAGTGGAATGGGCTTGAAAACACACAGTACAGACAGTTGTGGAAAATCAGATA TTTCCACTGGATCCATCACTGATGTCGAAAGACGTGTTATG AGTACCGAATCTCCCGCGTACGGACGCTACCCGGGAAGGTGCGGATATCAAGTGCGCAGGTCGCTACCCAACATGGCCCACTCGATGCTGATAAACGAACCGGCCAAAATATATCCGTACCACCTGCTTGTGATCACTAACTACAGACTGCCATCTGACGTTGACAGGTGTAATTTGGAG AGACATCTGTCGGACGCAGAGTTTGAGACACTATTCCAACTGTCGAGGACCGACTTCTACAGGTTGCCCCAGTGGCGGCGGAACGAACTGAAAAGGAGGGCTAGATTATTTTAA
- the LOC123681260 gene encoding actin-binding LIM protein 1 isoform X6: MGKTLCQACKKKCSGEVLRVQDKYFHTQCFKCKVCGNSLAQGGFFSKDGSYYCTADYQRHFGTKCASCQDYVEGEVVTALGKTYHQKCFTCDRCRQPFPSGDKVTYTGKEVLCQKCVHIPVRDGTPSVSPTANNPNEPSVCNLTNSVIECAGCQKELKEGQALVALERQWHIWCFKCGVCDAVLHGEYMGRDGIPYCERDYQKQYGVKCAYCNRYISGKVLQAGDNHHFHPTCARCTKCGDPFGDGEEMYLQGGAIWHPRCGPGPTENGQVLNGSGQENGHLTDTDISVRDYDSSAVSEMQFSMHSRTPSLTGSLCSPISMSRKHFSYRTSSPGLILRDDRRSVNYHDAVSRIHTISYLTEEPSLGYLKRPIDPYDKVPTSPHFHRPSSQNSLRSSIGAGGKRSSSRSAMKAMVDSMRSETPRPKSPHMNNEEPIELSHYPAAHPPKPGETAKIERDDFPAPPYPYTDPERRKRWSGSYKGVQDSDEDEVDAVNTKEAVDPKLKKEEEELSKIASGMGKVFLKDVQEREKIKLYKAAHLDPRNASRTPSANKEPTYRLRYENPIGASPSRNMDHHHKMYDDDDFDRSYSGRSSTGGRSSTNYNVVSALRHVPKPGYGLAPRSHTFSSSAGSYPQIPGDYSFSGMGLKTHSTDSCGKSDISTGSITDVERRVMSTESPAYGRYPGRCGYQVRRSLPNMAHSMLINEPAKIYPYHLLVITNYRLPSDVDRCNLERHLSDAEFETLFQLSRTDFYRLPQWRRNELKRRARLF; the protein is encoded by the exons atgg GCAAGACGTTATGCCAGGCCTGCAAGAAGAAATGTTCAGGAGAGGTGCTCAGGGTGCAGGACAAATACTTTCACACGCAGTGCTTCAAGTGCAAGGTCTGCGGCAATTCTTTGGCCCAGGGAGGGTTCTTTTCCAAGGACGGTTCCTATTATTGCACCGCGGATTACCAAAGGCATTTCGGCACGAAATGCGCTTCTTGCCAGGACTACGTCGAAGGAGAG GTAGTGACAGCCCTTGGTAAAACGTACCATCAGAAATGTTTCACATGTGATAGATGCCGACAGCCCTTCCCGTCAGGTGACAAGGTAACCTATACGGGGAAAGAGGTGCTTTGCCAAAAATGTGTTCACATACCAGTCAGAGATGGCACCCCTAGCGTCAGTCCTACAGCAAATAATCCAAATG AGCCGTCTGTCTGTAACTTGACAAATTCTGTTATAGAATGTGCCGGCTGCCAGAAGGAGCTCAAAGAGGGGCAAGCTCTGGTGGCCCTAGAAAGACAGTGGCACATCTGGTGCTTCAAGTGTGGCGTCTGCGATGCAGTGTTGCATGGGGAGTACATGGGCAGGGATGGTATCCCTTACTGCGAACGGGACTACCAGAAACAGTATGGTGTCAAGTGCGCCTACTGCAACAGATACATCAGCGGAAAAGTCCTGCAG GCGGGAGACAACCACCATTTCCACCCGACCTGCGCACGGTGTACAAAATGCGGGGATCCTTTTGGAGACGGCGAAGAGATGTACCTGCAAGGTGGGGCCATCTGGCATCCTAGGTGCGGTCCTGGACCTACTGAAAATGGGCAGGTTTTGAACGGCAGCGGGCAAGAAAATGGACATTTGACTGATACCGACATATCTGTGAGAGATTATGACAGTTCTGCAGTCAGTGAGATGCAG TTTTCCATGCATTCTCGAACACCTAGCTTGACTGGTTCTCTTTGTAGCCCCATTAGCATGTCCAGAAag CATTTCAGCTACAGAACGTCTTCCCCTGGACTGATCCTTAGGGATGACAGAAGATCAGTGAATTATCACGATGCCGTTTCTAGGATACACACCATCAGTTATTTGACCGAAGAACCTTCGTTGGGCTACTTGAAGAGACCCATAGACCCCTATGATAAAGTGCCTACTTCACCGCATTTCCACAGGCCAAGCT cacaaaattcaCTAAGGAGCAGCATCGGTGCTGGAGGCAAGAGGTCGAGTTCCCGTTCTGCCATGAAAGCCATGGTGGACTCCATGAGGTCGGAGACTCCTAGACCTAAATCGCCCCACATGAACAACGAGGAGCCCATAGAGCTCTCCCACTATCCCgcagcgcatccaccaaaaccAGGCGAGACTGCTAAAATAGAAAGGGACGATTTTCCAGCTCCTCCTTATCCTTACACCGATCCTGAGAGAAGGAAAAGATGGTCAG GCTCCTACAAAGGTGTACAGGATTCCGATGAGGATGAGGTAGATGCGGTGAACACTAAAGAAGCAGTAGACCCCAAACTGAAGAAAGAAGAGGAGGAACTGAGCAAGATAGCTAGCGGTATGGGAAAAGTATTTTTGAAAGACGTGCAAGAGAGAGAAAAGATTAAGTTGTACAAAGCAGCGCATTTAGATCCTAGGAACGCCTCCAG AACGCCATCTGCCAACAAGGAACCAACCTATAGGTTAAGATACGAGAATCCTATTGGTGCTAGTCCCTCTAGAAATATGGATCATCATCACAAGATGTACGATGATGATGACTTCGACAGATCTTACAGTGGCCGATCATCGACCGGTGGAAGATCTTCAACCAATTACAATG TTGTCAGCGCCCTACGTCACGTGCCCAAGCCAGGTTACGGTCTAGCCCCAAGATCACACACTTTCAGCTCTTCTGCGGGTAGTTACCCCCAAATTCCT GGTGATTACTCATTTAGTGGAATGGGCTTGAAAACACACAGTACAGACAGTTGTGGAAAATCAGATA TTTCCACTGGATCCATCACTGATGTCGAAAGACGTGTTATG AGTACCGAATCTCCCGCGTACGGACGCTACCCGGGAAGGTGCGGATATCAAGTGCGCAGGTCGCTACCCAACATGGCCCACTCGATGCTGATAAACGAACCGGCCAAAATATATCCGTACCACCTGCTTGTGATCACTAACTACAGACTGCCATCTGACGTTGACAGGTGTAATTTGGAG AGACATCTGTCGGACGCAGAGTTTGAGACACTATTCCAACTGTCGAGGACCGACTTCTACAGGTTGCCCCAGTGGCGGCGGAACGAACTGAAAAGGAGGGCTAGATTATTTTAA
- the LOC123681260 gene encoding actin-binding LIM protein 3 isoform X8, with translation MGKTLCQACKKKCSGEVLRVQDKYFHTQCFKCKVCGNSLAQGGFFSKDGSYYCTADYQRHFGTKCASCQDYVEGEVVTALGKTYHQKCFTCDRCRQPFPSGDKVTYTGKEVLCQKCVHIPVRDGTPSVSPTANNPNEPSVCNLTNSVIECAGCQKELKEGQALVALERQWHIWCFKCGVCDAVLHGEYMGRDGIPYCERDYQKQYGVKCAYCNRYISGKVLQAGDNHHFHPTCARCTKCGDPFGDGEEMYLQGGAIWHPRCGPGPTENGQVLNGSGQENGHLTDTDISVRDYDSSAVSEMQFSMHSRTPSLTGSLCSPISMSRKHFSYRTSSPGLILRDDRRSVNYHDAVSRIHTISYLTEEPSLGYLKRPIDPYDKVPTSPHFHRPSSQNSLRSSIGAGGKRSSSRSAMKAMVDSMRSETPRPKSPHMNNEEPIELSHYPAAHPPKPGETAKIERDDFPAPPYPYTDPERRKRWSGSYKGVQDSDEDEVDAVNTKEAVDPKLKKEEEELSKIASGMGKVFLKDVQEREKIKLYKAAHLDPRNASRTPSANKEPTYRLRYENPIGASPSRNMDHHHKMYDDDDFDRSYSGRSSTGGRSSTNYNVVSALRHIPKPGYGLKSSTLPLRNGYGDYSFSGMGLKTHSTDSCGKSDISTGSITDVERRVMSTESPAYGRYPGRCGYQVRRSLPNMAHSMLINEPAKIYPYHLLVITNYRLPSDVDRCNLERHLSDAEFETLFQLSRTDFYRLPQWRRNELKRRARLF, from the exons atgg GCAAGACGTTATGCCAGGCCTGCAAGAAGAAATGTTCAGGAGAGGTGCTCAGGGTGCAGGACAAATACTTTCACACGCAGTGCTTCAAGTGCAAGGTCTGCGGCAATTCTTTGGCCCAGGGAGGGTTCTTTTCCAAGGACGGTTCCTATTATTGCACCGCGGATTACCAAAGGCATTTCGGCACGAAATGCGCTTCTTGCCAGGACTACGTCGAAGGAGAG GTAGTGACAGCCCTTGGTAAAACGTACCATCAGAAATGTTTCACATGTGATAGATGCCGACAGCCCTTCCCGTCAGGTGACAAGGTAACCTATACGGGGAAAGAGGTGCTTTGCCAAAAATGTGTTCACATACCAGTCAGAGATGGCACCCCTAGCGTCAGTCCTACAGCAAATAATCCAAATG AGCCGTCTGTCTGTAACTTGACAAATTCTGTTATAGAATGTGCCGGCTGCCAGAAGGAGCTCAAAGAGGGGCAAGCTCTGGTGGCCCTAGAAAGACAGTGGCACATCTGGTGCTTCAAGTGTGGCGTCTGCGATGCAGTGTTGCATGGGGAGTACATGGGCAGGGATGGTATCCCTTACTGCGAACGGGACTACCAGAAACAGTATGGTGTCAAGTGCGCCTACTGCAACAGATACATCAGCGGAAAAGTCCTGCAG GCGGGAGACAACCACCATTTCCACCCGACCTGCGCACGGTGTACAAAATGCGGGGATCCTTTTGGAGACGGCGAAGAGATGTACCTGCAAGGTGGGGCCATCTGGCATCCTAGGTGCGGTCCTGGACCTACTGAAAATGGGCAGGTTTTGAACGGCAGCGGGCAAGAAAATGGACATTTGACTGATACCGACATATCTGTGAGAGATTATGACAGTTCTGCAGTCAGTGAGATGCAG TTTTCCATGCATTCTCGAACACCTAGCTTGACTGGTTCTCTTTGTAGCCCCATTAGCATGTCCAGAAag CATTTCAGCTACAGAACGTCTTCCCCTGGACTGATCCTTAGGGATGACAGAAGATCAGTGAATTATCACGATGCCGTTTCTAGGATACACACCATCAGTTATTTGACCGAAGAACCTTCGTTGGGCTACTTGAAGAGACCCATAGACCCCTATGATAAAGTGCCTACTTCACCGCATTTCCACAGGCCAAGCT cacaaaattcaCTAAGGAGCAGCATCGGTGCTGGAGGCAAGAGGTCGAGTTCCCGTTCTGCCATGAAAGCCATGGTGGACTCCATGAGGTCGGAGACTCCTAGACCTAAATCGCCCCACATGAACAACGAGGAGCCCATAGAGCTCTCCCACTATCCCgcagcgcatccaccaaaaccAGGCGAGACTGCTAAAATAGAAAGGGACGATTTTCCAGCTCCTCCTTATCCTTACACCGATCCTGAGAGAAGGAAAAGATGGTCAG GCTCCTACAAAGGTGTACAGGATTCCGATGAGGATGAGGTAGATGCGGTGAACACTAAAGAAGCAGTAGACCCCAAACTGAAGAAAGAAGAGGAGGAACTGAGCAAGATAGCTAGCGGTATGGGAAAAGTATTTTTGAAAGACGTGCAAGAGAGAGAAAAGATTAAGTTGTACAAAGCAGCGCATTTAGATCCTAGGAACGCCTCCAG AACGCCATCTGCCAACAAGGAACCAACCTATAGGTTAAGATACGAGAATCCTATTGGTGCTAGTCCCTCTAGAAATATGGATCATCATCACAAGATGTACGATGATGATGACTTCGACAGATCTTACAGTGGCCGATCATCGACCGGTGGAAGATCTTCAACCAATTACAATG TTGTGTCAGCTTTGAGGCACATACCTAAGCCTGGATATGGCCTGAAGTCCTCAACTTTACCGCTTAGAAACGGTTAC GGTGATTACTCATTTAGTGGAATGGGCTTGAAAACACACAGTACAGACAGTTGTGGAAAATCAGATA TTTCCACTGGATCCATCACTGATGTCGAAAGACGTGTTATG AGTACCGAATCTCCCGCGTACGGACGCTACCCGGGAAGGTGCGGATATCAAGTGCGCAGGTCGCTACCCAACATGGCCCACTCGATGCTGATAAACGAACCGGCCAAAATATATCCGTACCACCTGCTTGTGATCACTAACTACAGACTGCCATCTGACGTTGACAGGTGTAATTTGGAG AGACATCTGTCGGACGCAGAGTTTGAGACACTATTCCAACTGTCGAGGACCGACTTCTACAGGTTGCCCCAGTGGCGGCGGAACGAACTGAAAAGGAGGGCTAGATTATTTTAA
- the LOC123681260 gene encoding actin-binding LIM protein 3 isoform X11 yields MGKTLCQACKKKCSGEVLRVQDKYFHTQCFKCKVCGNSLAQGGFFSKDGSYYCTADYQRHFGTKCASCQDYVEGEVVTALGKTYHQKCFTCDRCRQPFPSGDKVTYTGKEVLCQKCVHIPVRDGTPSVSPTANNPNECAGCQKELKEGQALVALERQWHIWCFKCGVCDAVLHGEYMGRDGIPYCERDYQKQYGVKCAYCNRYISGKVLQAGDNHHFHPTCARCTKCGDPFGDGEEMYLQGGAIWHPRCGPGPTENGQVLNGSGQENGHLTDTDISVRDYDSSAVSEMQFSMHSRTPSLTGSLCSPISMSRKHFSYRTSSPGLILRDDRRSVNYHDAVSRIHTISYLTEEPSLGYLKRPIDPYDKVPTSPHFHRPSSQNSLRSSIGAGGKRSSSRSAMKAMVDSMRSETPRPKSPHMNNEEPIELSHYPAAHPPKPGETAKIERDDFPAPPYPYTDPERRKRWSGSYKGVQDSDEDEVDAVNTKEAVDPKLKKEEEELSKIASGMGKVFLKDVQEREKIKLYKAAHLDPRNASRTPSANKEPTYRLRYENPIGASPSRNMDHHHKMYDDDDFDRSYSGRSSTGGRSSTNYNVVSALRHIPKPGYGLKSSTLPLRNGYGDYSFSGMGLKTHSTDSCGKSDISTGSITDVERRVMSTESPAYGRYPGRCGYQVRRSLPNMAHSMLINEPAKIYPYHLLVITNYRLPSDVDRCNLERHLSDAEFETLFQLSRTDFYRLPQWRRNELKRRARLF; encoded by the exons atgg GCAAGACGTTATGCCAGGCCTGCAAGAAGAAATGTTCAGGAGAGGTGCTCAGGGTGCAGGACAAATACTTTCACACGCAGTGCTTCAAGTGCAAGGTCTGCGGCAATTCTTTGGCCCAGGGAGGGTTCTTTTCCAAGGACGGTTCCTATTATTGCACCGCGGATTACCAAAGGCATTTCGGCACGAAATGCGCTTCTTGCCAGGACTACGTCGAAGGAGAG GTAGTGACAGCCCTTGGTAAAACGTACCATCAGAAATGTTTCACATGTGATAGATGCCGACAGCCCTTCCCGTCAGGTGACAAGGTAACCTATACGGGGAAAGAGGTGCTTTGCCAAAAATGTGTTCACATACCAGTCAGAGATGGCACCCCTAGCGTCAGTCCTACAGCAAATAATCCAAATG AATGTGCCGGCTGCCAGAAGGAGCTCAAAGAGGGGCAAGCTCTGGTGGCCCTAGAAAGACAGTGGCACATCTGGTGCTTCAAGTGTGGCGTCTGCGATGCAGTGTTGCATGGGGAGTACATGGGCAGGGATGGTATCCCTTACTGCGAACGGGACTACCAGAAACAGTATGGTGTCAAGTGCGCCTACTGCAACAGATACATCAGCGGAAAAGTCCTGCAG GCGGGAGACAACCACCATTTCCACCCGACCTGCGCACGGTGTACAAAATGCGGGGATCCTTTTGGAGACGGCGAAGAGATGTACCTGCAAGGTGGGGCCATCTGGCATCCTAGGTGCGGTCCTGGACCTACTGAAAATGGGCAGGTTTTGAACGGCAGCGGGCAAGAAAATGGACATTTGACTGATACCGACATATCTGTGAGAGATTATGACAGTTCTGCAGTCAGTGAGATGCAG TTTTCCATGCATTCTCGAACACCTAGCTTGACTGGTTCTCTTTGTAGCCCCATTAGCATGTCCAGAAag CATTTCAGCTACAGAACGTCTTCCCCTGGACTGATCCTTAGGGATGACAGAAGATCAGTGAATTATCACGATGCCGTTTCTAGGATACACACCATCAGTTATTTGACCGAAGAACCTTCGTTGGGCTACTTGAAGAGACCCATAGACCCCTATGATAAAGTGCCTACTTCACCGCATTTCCACAGGCCAAGCT cacaaaattcaCTAAGGAGCAGCATCGGTGCTGGAGGCAAGAGGTCGAGTTCCCGTTCTGCCATGAAAGCCATGGTGGACTCCATGAGGTCGGAGACTCCTAGACCTAAATCGCCCCACATGAACAACGAGGAGCCCATAGAGCTCTCCCACTATCCCgcagcgcatccaccaaaaccAGGCGAGACTGCTAAAATAGAAAGGGACGATTTTCCAGCTCCTCCTTATCCTTACACCGATCCTGAGAGAAGGAAAAGATGGTCAG GCTCCTACAAAGGTGTACAGGATTCCGATGAGGATGAGGTAGATGCGGTGAACACTAAAGAAGCAGTAGACCCCAAACTGAAGAAAGAAGAGGAGGAACTGAGCAAGATAGCTAGCGGTATGGGAAAAGTATTTTTGAAAGACGTGCAAGAGAGAGAAAAGATTAAGTTGTACAAAGCAGCGCATTTAGATCCTAGGAACGCCTCCAG AACGCCATCTGCCAACAAGGAACCAACCTATAGGTTAAGATACGAGAATCCTATTGGTGCTAGTCCCTCTAGAAATATGGATCATCATCACAAGATGTACGATGATGATGACTTCGACAGATCTTACAGTGGCCGATCATCGACCGGTGGAAGATCTTCAACCAATTACAATG TTGTGTCAGCTTTGAGGCACATACCTAAGCCTGGATATGGCCTGAAGTCCTCAACTTTACCGCTTAGAAACGGTTAC GGTGATTACTCATTTAGTGGAATGGGCTTGAAAACACACAGTACAGACAGTTGTGGAAAATCAGATA TTTCCACTGGATCCATCACTGATGTCGAAAGACGTGTTATG AGTACCGAATCTCCCGCGTACGGACGCTACCCGGGAAGGTGCGGATATCAAGTGCGCAGGTCGCTACCCAACATGGCCCACTCGATGCTGATAAACGAACCGGCCAAAATATATCCGTACCACCTGCTTGTGATCACTAACTACAGACTGCCATCTGACGTTGACAGGTGTAATTTGGAG AGACATCTGTCGGACGCAGAGTTTGAGACACTATTCCAACTGTCGAGGACCGACTTCTACAGGTTGCCCCAGTGGCGGCGGAACGAACTGAAAAGGAGGGCTAGATTATTTTAA